The Idiomarina loihiensis L2TR genomic sequence GCTTGGTTTTGATGCCGAGAAAGCGCGCGCTATGGTTCAGCAAACCTGCTTAGGTGCAGCTCAAATGGCCAAAGAAAGTGAGTTATCATTGGAAGACTTGCGCAAACAAGTCACCAGTAAAGGCGGCTCAACAGCAAAAGGTGTTGAAGCCTACCAAGACTCTGACTTACACGGCATTTCGGAAAAAGCGGTAAAAGCCGCGGTTAACCGTAATCAGGAAATGGCGAAACTCTTTTAGGAGTCACTATGAATAACGCCCTTACATTTTTAGTCGCAACCATAATTGACCTGTATTTGGTCATAGTACTTTTGCGACTCTGGATGCAGTTAACTCAAGCTGATTTTTATAACCCGGTCAGCCAGTTTGTTTATAAGGCAACCCAGCCTGTCGTGGGCCCGCTGCGCAGCTTTATGCCAATGCTGGGCAAGCTGGACACAGCCAGCTTAATTTTTGCGTTAGCATTAGGCATGCTAAAAGTAGCGGCGCTGGTCTGGCTTAACAACTTAGTTGTTGACCCGCTGGTGATTGTTATTCAGGGAATATTAACGGCTGTAAGCAGTTTGCTGTCAATGTTGTTCTGGGTACTGGTTATTCGGGCAATACTCAGCTGGTTCTCACAGGGGTACAACCCGGTAGAAGCCATGTTGCACCAAATTACAGAGCCGTTATTAGCGCCTGTACGTAAAATTCTTCCTCCAATTGGAGGCTTAGATTTATCGGTACTGGTTGTCATTATTGGACTACAGTTTTTACGCATATTAATTGGTGTTTAATGCTACTGGTGGAGGAAAAGTGATGAGTAAAACATTCTTTGTTAAAACAGTAATGGTCGTTTCTTTAATATTTTCAGGCTTTGTTATGGCTGAACAGAAAGAGACACTAGGCGACTGGGATGTTCACTACAGCGCTTTTAACTCCACCTCTTTATCTCCCGCTATTGCGACGCAATACAACTTAACCCGCAGCGCATCGAAAGGCGTGCTCAATATTGCGGTATTGGATAAAAAGACTCAAAAAGCGCAAACACCCGGGGTAACCGGGCAAGTGGTTAATCCGCTGGGACAAATACAGGAGCTCGACTTTCAACAGGTAACTGAAGGTGATGCCAGTTATTACCTGGCTCAGTTTGAGCACTCTAACGCCGAAACCCTGCGTTTTACCATTCAGGTTGGAGAACAACAGTTTAAATTTAACCAGGAGTTCTGGTTAAATGATTAGCTTTAAACCGGCTTAACGCCTATTGACTGAATATCACCTTTATCACTAATTTTCCTTACCGTCAGAATGACATCGCCCAAACGTATATTGTCACCAATAACAACGCGGCGATGGAATTTCTGAGAGAAGTAATCAGCGATTGTCGTACTCAGTAGAGCATCGTCCAGATTACCCAGAGGATAAAAGCTCCCGACATCAGCCAGCGTCAGGTCGCCACGTAAAGTAAAGTCGCCAAAGAAGTCTTTCTCGGATACTTTTAAGCCCTTACCACCTGATGCGAGAATTCTGCTCACTTCATCAATATCGTTTACCGTCGCGGCGACCAGCAGGCCATCACCCTCTTCCACCATAGGCTGAGTTTCTGGCTGTAACCATTCACCATCGCGAATTAACCCAACGAAGGTAGCCGGAGCCGTTAGTTTTAGCTCCTTCCAGGTATGGTCACAAGCTGGCGAGTTTTTGTCGATTTGATAAAGCCAGACTTCTAACGCTTCCTTACTGGGCACTGAGGACAGCGGCATACGCTGCTGAGGTTTAGCTTTTAACGGCACCTCAAGCCCTAACCAACGCGCTACCGGTGCAATACTCCACCCCTGGATAATGAGTGAGATCATGACCACCACAAAAGCAATATCAAAATACAGTTCTTGATCAGGTACGCCACTTAGCCAGGGGAATAGCGCCAGTATAATAGGAACAGCACCTCTTAAACCCACCCAGCTGATAAACACCTGTTCACGCCAGGGAAAACTGAACGGCAGTAAGCTAACAACGACAGCTAATGGGCGTGCAATAAAAATTAAAGTAAAGGCAATACCAATGGCTACCGGCGCATTAGCCATTAAATGAGAAGGAACAACCAATAACCCCAGAATAAGGAACATAGCTATCTGACTAAGCCAGGCCAGCCCATCCTGCACTTGCAGTATATGCACGAGTTGGGGTAGCCGCGCATTGCCAATAACAAAGCCCATTAAATAGACCGCCAGAAACCCACTGGCATGAAGTTTTGCTGTTAGCGCATAAATGGAAATAGCGCAGGCTACTGCTAGCAATGGAAAAAAGCTGAAACTAAGAGGCAACTTACGCGCCGCAATAATGAATAACCGACCACCTAGCCAACCTATGGTCAGGCCGCCAATTAGCTGCCAGATGACATCAAGACCTACCCAGTACCAGTCAGGGAAGCTGCCGCTGGCTACGGCGCCAGTCATGGTTAAAGTCAGAATAACGGCCATGGGGTCGTTACTGCCCGACTCTATTTCAAGGGTTGATGCGACCCGCTCTTTAATCTGCAACCCGCGGGACTGAAAGATACCAAACACCGCGGCGGCATCTGTTGAACTGAGTATAGCTCCCATTAGTAAAGCCGCAGGCCAGGGTAAACCAAACCAATATACCGCAGCGGAAGCCACCAGAGTACAGGTTAACGCAACACCTATAGTTGCCAGGCTAATAGCGGGCCAGAGGGCTACCCGAAAACGCTCAGGGTGCGTTCGCATCCCACCATCAAACAGGATAATAACCAAAGCTGCAGAGCCAATAAAAAACGCGATATCCGGATTGTTAAATTCGACACCTAATACACCTTGCTCACCCGCTAACATGCCAATTAACAAAAAGGTCAGCAGTACAGGTGCACCCAGCCGGTTGGATGCTACAGCGGCTAAAATGCTGACAACCAGCAGCAAGCCACACAATAAAATCAAGGTGTTAGCCGAATCCAAATAGAATCTCCTTATCTTTGTCTCTGCTTGTTCATCATAGCAGGTTTCACTTGGAGGCTAATGTTAGATTTCAAATCACGTTAAAACCCTTTATCCTGTGCCTCTTGATAATTAGGGTACAGGTTCGCTTATGATGTCACAAAACACCTTAGTGCTGGCTACCGGCAACGCAGGAAAAGTTGCCGAATTGCGTCACATGTTAAGTCAGACACATGCCACCGCCGACTGGCTAGTTCGCCCGCAGTCAGAATGGGACTTCGCTGAGGCTGATGAAACCGGCACCACTTTTGTCGAAAATGCCATTATAAAAGCTCGCCACGCGTGCCAGCAAACGGGGTTACCTGCTATTGCTGATGATTCAGGTCTGGCCGTTACCGCTTTAAATGGCGCTCCGGGCGTTTACTCGGCCCGCTACGCTGGCGGCAATGCCACCGACTCTGACAATATCAATAAACTACTGAAAGCCTTAGAGGGCGTTGAAGAAAGCCAGCGTCAGGCCAGTTTTCATTGCGTACTGGTTTATATGCAAAGTGCGGAAGATCCGACACCAATCATCTGTCAGGGCCGCTGGGACGGACACATATT encodes the following:
- a CDS encoding YggT family protein, with amino-acid sequence MNNALTFLVATIIDLYLVIVLLRLWMQLTQADFYNPVSQFVYKATQPVVGPLRSFMPMLGKLDTASLIFALALGMLKVAALVWLNNLVVDPLVIVIQGILTAVSSLLSMLFWVLVIRAILSWFSQGYNPVEAMLHQITEPLLAPVRKILPPIGGLDLSVLVVIIGLQFLRILIGV
- a CDS encoding DUF4426 domain-containing protein; this encodes MSKTFFVKTVMVVSLIFSGFVMAEQKETLGDWDVHYSAFNSTSLSPAIATQYNLTRSASKGVLNIAVLDKKTQKAQTPGVTGQVVNPLGQIQELDFQQVTEGDASYYLAQFEHSNAETLRFTIQVGEQQFKFNQEFWLND
- a CDS encoding potassium/proton antiporter, which produces MDSANTLILLCGLLLVVSILAAVASNRLGAPVLLTFLLIGMLAGEQGVLGVEFNNPDIAFFIGSAALVIILFDGGMRTHPERFRVALWPAISLATIGVALTCTLVASAAVYWFGLPWPAALLMGAILSSTDAAAVFGIFQSRGLQIKERVASTLEIESGSNDPMAVILTLTMTGAVASGSFPDWYWVGLDVIWQLIGGLTIGWLGGRLFIIAARKLPLSFSFFPLLAVACAISIYALTAKLHASGFLAVYLMGFVIGNARLPQLVHILQVQDGLAWLSQIAMFLILGLLVVPSHLMANAPVAIGIAFTLIFIARPLAVVVSLLPFSFPWREQVFISWVGLRGAVPIILALFPWLSGVPDQELYFDIAFVVVMISLIIQGWSIAPVARWLGLEVPLKAKPQQRMPLSSVPSKEALEVWLYQIDKNSPACDHTWKELKLTAPATFVGLIRDGEWLQPETQPMVEEGDGLLVAATVNDIDEVSRILASGGKGLKVSEKDFFGDFTLRGDLTLADVGSFYPLGNLDDALLSTTIADYFSQKFHRRVVIGDNIRLGDVILTVRKISDKGDIQSIGVKPV
- the rdgB gene encoding RdgB/HAM1 family non-canonical purine NTP pyrophosphatase; this encodes MSQNTLVLATGNAGKVAELRHMLSQTHATADWLVRPQSEWDFAEADETGTTFVENAIIKARHACQQTGLPAIADDSGLAVTALNGAPGVYSARYAGGNATDSDNINKLLKALEGVEESQRQASFHCVLVYMQSAEDPTPIICQGRWDGHILTHPVGEEGFGYDPVFWVKEKNCSAAQLSKTEKQALSHRGQALKQLLEQLAK